One genomic segment of Osmia bicornis bicornis chromosome 16, iOsmBic2.1, whole genome shotgun sequence includes these proteins:
- the LOC123988608 gene encoding uncharacterized protein LOC123988608 has translation MRYMDVIRCLCEKTGIGSSTIQRTLSQYKATGTVTSPCKKKVRLSTLEKMTMVQKALLRLKVHQFWERKELPTIKSLLAAVTADGSFPKFSHTTLYRILKSLNFRYTGRMKNNCAVLEQPYTLNLREQYIRTIRQYREEERPIYYLDETWVNTGDCQNKVWRNLNVVSVQDARRQGLSTGAPAPTGRGKRLIVLRIGSADGFLPGGLLCFESKPNTADYHDEMNGDTFSEWFCTIEPLLKENVVVIMDNAPYHSRKLEMRPSSTWRKQQLKEWLISKGHHVPDTCTRSTLLQMARSVQSEQKYVVDEYAREHNKTILRLPPYHCELNPIELAWASVKNYVKSRNAEYNMPQVKQLLTEKIEGVISEMWKNCIRHTIGIEQKLMDMDRFSQDTLEMPTIGSDVDMSDTDVSD, from the coding sequence ATGCGTTACATGGACGTTATCCGGTGTTTGTGCGAAAAAACAGGAATTGGATCATCTACCATTCAGCGAACGCTGTCGCAGTACAAGGCGACGGGGACCGTCACTTCTCCTTGCAAGAAGAAAGTGCGATTGTCCACCTTAGAGAAGATGACGATGGTTCAGAAAGCACTCCTTCGTTTAAAGGTCCACCAATTTTGGGAACGAAAGGAGCTTCCGACCATCAAGTCGCTGCTGGCAGCCGTAACTGCTGATGGGAGTTTCCCAAAATTCAGCCATACCACATTGTACAGGATCCTAAAATCTTTGAATTTTAGGTACACCGGCCGAATGAAGAATAATTGTGCTGTACTGGAGCAGCCTTACACACTCAACTTGAGGGAGCAATATATTCGTACAATTCGCCAGTATAGAGAAGAGGAACGGCCCATATATTATTTGGATGAGACATGGGTAAATACTGGCGATTGTCAAAACAAAGTCTGGAGGAACTTAAATGTGGTATCGGTACAAGACGCGAGGCGGCAAGGACTGTCTACTGGTGCACCAGCTCCCACAGGAAGGGGGAAAAGGCTTATCGTGCTACGCATTGGGTCAGCCGATGGTTTTTTACCTGGGGGACTGCTGTGTTTTGAATCGAAGCCCAACACAGCAGATTACCACGACGAAATGAACGGAGATACGTTCTCCGAGTGGTTTTGCACGATCGAGCccttattaaaagaaaatgttgTGGTGATTATGGACAATGCGCCATACCACAGCCGAAAATTAGAGATGAGACCGTCATCGACGTGGAGAAAACAGCAATTAAAGGAGTGGCTTATATCAAAAGGCCATCATGTGCCTGATACTTGTACCAGGAGCACATTGCTCCAAATGGCACGCTCAGTGCAATCCGAACAAAAATACGTGGTCGATGAATATGCCAGAGAGcataataaaacaattttacgCCTGCCGCCGTACCACTGCGAACTCAACCCCATTGAGCTTGCGTGGGCATCAGTGAAGAATTACGTTAAATCCAGGAATGCTGAATATAATATGCCACAGGTAAAACAACTGTTAACGGAAAAGATTGAAGGAGTAATATCGGAGATGTGGAAAAATTGTATACGCCACACCATCGGCATTGAGCAGAAGCTCATGGATATGGATCGCTTCTCCCAAGATACTCTGGAAATGCCTACCATTGGCAGTGATGTGGACATGTCTGATACTGATGTTAGCGACTAA